In the Lagenorhynchus albirostris chromosome 16, mLagAlb1.1, whole genome shotgun sequence genome, CCTTTTTGTCCCCCTTTTTTGGTAATCTTGATGCCATTGACTTTAATCTGTGTGGGAGCAAGTCTCCTATAAACAAAGTCATGGTGGCAGACGAAGGCCCCTGTTAAAATGTATGGTCCTTCCTAGGTGTGTAACCATGgccaagttacctaacctctctgtgcctcagtttcttcatctgtaaaatagggacaagGATGGTAACTGCTTCAGAGGGTGGTTGTGAGAATTTAACCAACAAAATGCTTGCGAGGCATGCGAGACCAGGGCCTGGCTCCACAGTGTCAGTGATTAGTATCGTTATGTTACTTGTAAACACCCAAGAGTTAATCCGAGTAATCCAGGGGCCAGGccggaaggaaaggaaggggtcCTGGGTGTGGAGGATGGGCAGGTGCAAGTGCACAGCCTGTAATCTGGGAAGGGGTTGTGGGCAAGCAGAAGGAATGCCTAGTAACACTCCAAGGGGTGGCCACCCTGATGGGATTGCTCTTGTggaaaaaagttgaaaaactgCCATTTCTAGTGGTGTTTGTGGTATTTAAGAGTCCTGCTTTCGGGACACATACAATGTTAAGTTTGTGGAGGACTGAAGTGAGGTTCCCACTGTTAAATGGTGGTCCAGAGTGTCTTAAAATCCTAACTTAAAGCATGCAGCCTTTGACCGAAGCTTGACCAGCTTTACTTTCTAGGGGAAAAAGTTTGCTCCCCCAAGGAGAGTAAACCTAGGAGAAAGTAGAAGCTTGTCTCCTAGGATGTAAATTGCACTTGAGATTTTTATCAGCAAACCACTCACCTGGTTCTGGGATGGTGTATGTGACAAAACCAATActgtttcagaatttaaaaataaacttcaatataccattcatatttttattatgcttGTTTCTACTTGAAATTCAAGAGTTTTAACACCTGGAGAAGTGAAAATTAAGTGACATTAACATTCATAAAATCCATTTGCAGCCTGTTTCTCTCCTCCTGGTGATTCCTGTGCTCCAGCAAAGCAGTGGTTCctaatgggcttttttttttttttttttttttaggggttGGAAAAACAACGTTGATCCAGAAAGTCAGTGAAGTTTTAAAGTCCTCTGGCGTGCCTGTCGACGGGTTCTATACAGAAGAAGTCAGACAGGGAGGAAGAAGAATAGGGTTCGATGTTGTCACGTTGTCTGGCGCCCGCGGACCTTTATCCAGGATTGGGTACTGCAGCTTCATTTCCGTGGTGTTTTATTCTCCCTGGGCCCAGGGCTGAGCCAGGTGATCTCTTCTATCTTGAAGAATCCTGAGCCTTTACGGATttcttggaaaaagaaaacagaggttgAAATCATCACataaaaaacaaagttgaaaatatcatattCCACTTAGAACGTACCCCACTGAGTAGTAAGCTCTTCTCACTTGGTGCTTCGTAGCCCTGTTTCTCGCGCCACTCCTCTAGGATAGGTGGCCAGCTCCCCGAAGGCAGCTGCCGGGCCGCGGGTGGCGGTGTGGCCACCGGTGTTAGCCCTGCTCTCGGGAAAGGCTGTGGAATCAGGCCAGCTTTGCTCACTGCCACTTTCTGTTTGGTTTAGCACACGCAGGAGGCCAGAGGCTCATGGAGTAGCTAAAACCCAGAAATCAGTAGAGGCGTCTTTCGACAAAGGATGTACTACCTTTTCTTTCAGGTCAGAGCTTCCGCCTGGAAAGCGTGAGTGCTGTGTTGGGCAGTATGTGGTGGATCTGACTTCCTTCGAGCAGCTGGTGCTTCCTGTCTTGAGGAATGTGAGTGCGTGTTTCTGGTTTTTGAGCCCGTCTGTTCTCCACGCCTTGTGGGAATTGCTGGCTTTCGCTCTTATAGAGAGGCCAGTTTTGCATTTACAGCTTAAAAGTCTTCAGTTGATTGAGCCTTAGTAAGGATATGCCACGTAATTTACTGTCACTCCGAACCACAAGTAAACTCCTTGTTACAGAAATTCAGCATATGTAAGTATTTTACATTGGGAGGGCTCTGATGCCTAGCTACCATGGTCCCCAAAGATGAGTCTTTCCTCTGCTTTCCCCTTGTGTGTATCTTAACCCTGTTTTCACAGCACAGCACATAAACATTTAGGAAGGTAAAATGTCATATGAACATAATGGTAAGCACGTAACACATTATATCACTGTAttacctgtatttttttaaacagctttattgagatataattcacataccatacagttaacccatttaaaatatacagttcatttttttctcaggtATTCATAGGATTGTGCAACCAATTAACacagtctaattttagaacatttttgtcatcccgaaaagaaaccccatacccatgaAGGAGTCTCCATTCCTGtgtgtccccagcccctggcaggcaCTACCCTGCTTCTCTGTCTGTAGATTTGAGCATTCTGGAGATTTCCTAGAAAGGGAATGATACCATGTGTGGTCTTTCTGTGCCTAGCCtgtttcacttggcataatgtttacAGGCTTTATCCACATCACAGTGCATATCAGTgcttcgttccttttcatggctgtgtaatattccattatatggatataccatattttatttatctattcttcaGCTGGTGACCATTTGGAtaagtttctactttttggctattatgaataatgctgccctGAACACTTGTGTCCAAGTTTTTGGGTAGACATCTGTTTTTAggtctcttgagtatatacctacaagtggaaatgctgggtcatgAGGTAGTTCTATATATAACTTTTTGGGAAATGACTAGAGTGTTTTCCAAACTAGCTGTGCTGTTTTACATTGCTGCCAGCAATGGAtgatggtttcagtttctccacatccttgctaatcGTTACTGTCTTTGTAACTGTACCCCTTCTAGTAGGTGTGAAGCGTTGTCgcactgtgttttcatttgcatttccctgttgacctactgatgttgagcatcttgtcatgtacttattggccatctgGATATGATATGCAGGTATACAGTTGGCTCTCCGTGTCCATGGGTTCCATGGATATGGGGGACCATTGTGCCATCTTATCTGAGGGATTGAGCATCCGTGGATTTGGTGTGTGGGGGAGGACCCTGGAATACCCAGGGACGACTGTATTCATCAACTCTGTAGTTGTCTTTACTTTCTCGATGTGATGacacaaatgtttttatttatttatttttaaaaaacttttttggcCGCATGGCGCGGCATGCAAAacttccccgatcagggattgaacccgtgccccctgcagtagcagcacagagtcttaaccactggaccaccaggaaaggccacaaatgttcttatttttgaaaagtccagtgtatctatttttcttaatgttgtttgtgcttttggtggtTTACCAAAGAAGGCTTTACTAACACAGTTTCAGGAAGATTAACTCCCATGtgttcttccaagagttttacagttttactaATGCATTTAGGCCTGTGGTCTGttctgaattgatttttgtatatgttgtaagGTGTGGATCGAAAGTCATTCTTTTGCGTATAAATATCCAGTTGTTTCAAAACCATTTGTTGACAAgactattctttttccatttaattgtCTTGGCACTCTTTTAGAAATCAATTGACCATGAGTATAAGGATTGATTTTAGATTTTCAATTCTATTCTGTTTATCCTCATGTCAGTTCCATCTATTCTTATATCAGAAGCACACTGTTTGATTACTGAAGCTAGAATTTCGAtagagattgtattgaatctataaatcaatttggggagtattgctagcttaataatattaaatctttAGATCCATGAACATGAATGAcatgtctttttatttacttagagTGTCTTTAATTTCGTTCAGCCATGTTGTTTTGTAGTTTCCAGCATATGTCTTAtgcttcttttcaaaaaatttataccttactattttatactttttgatgctattgtaaatagaattattttcctaattttatttttggaatgtTCATTACTAATGTACAGAAATactgttgatttttgtgtatagaccttgtatcctgcaaccttgtcAAACTAATAGTTCTTTAATgaattccttagaattttctagtTACAAAATGATATCATCTGCAAACGGGgatcattttactttttcctgtccactttggatgccttttattttgttttctttcctaacCACCTCAGCCAGAAGCTCAGTTCAGTGATGAATAGAAGCGTCGCAAGTGGACCTCCTGGTCTCGTTCCTGATCTCAGGAAGAAAGCTCTCATTCCGCCGCCGTCAAGTATGATGTTAGGGGTAGGTTGTTTGTGGACGGCTAACACCAGGTTGACGATGTTCCTTTCTGTTTCTAGCTTGTGgtttaacatttgttttttaaggtgAAGACGTGTTGGGTTTTGTCAGatcctttttctgcatttatagcGGTGactatgtgatttttatcctatattatattaatatagtatattaCATTCGTATTTGGATGTTAAACCTactttgttttcttgaaataaatcCCTCTTGGTCATGGCATATGTATACTTCTCTTATATGTTgccggattctgtttgctagtattttgttgaggatttctgcatctacaTTCATAAGGGATGTGGACCGTAGctctcttttcttgtagtatctttgtctaattttgatatcagggtaattgtggtcttgtagaatgagctaggcagtattccttcctcttctaatttttggaagagtttgtaaaAGActggtattaatttttcttggaatgtttgatagaattcaccagtgaaaccatgtGGGCCTGGGTTTTTCTTCATAGGaatcttttaaattatgaattcaatttctttatttgttaTAGGTCTGCTGATTTTTTTATTTCACGTTGAATCAGttgtggtaatttgtgtcttttagTAATTTATTGGACCGTTTCATTAGATAGTAAGTTATCTAATTCGTTGGCATACGGTTGTTTATATATTCCCctgtaatcctttttattttgtaaggTCTGTGGTATTTTCCCTTCTTTcatgcattttaattatttaagtcCTCTCTTTATGGACTTCAGTAATagttaaaggtttgtcaatttagttgctcttttcaaagaaccaactttcgGTTTTGTTGACTATATATTACTTGTTTTttgcattcattcatcaaatatttatcaaatcccAGATATACAGTCAGGAACAAAACATGTTTTCTACTCTCCCAAAACTCTCATTCTAGTGGGAAATgtagacattaaacaaataaatgtataattgtcATAAATGCAGCCAAGAAGAAAAGCAGGGCGCTGTGAGAGAAGAAGGAGGAACTGACTTTAGATCTGGTGACCAGGAAAgagctctgaggaggtgacatttggatGAAATGAAAAGATCAGAGGGCACCATCCCTTCTGGGAGGGAATCCTGGGGTGTTGTATGGCGGTGTCTGGGAGAACGTCACGGATGATAGAAGCAGAGACACCGAGGCCGGGGGCCCTGGGCAGGAGCAGGTGGGGGAGGTACGGTGGGTGAGCCGGGTAGAGTCCCATGATGCAGGGTTTTGTGGCGCATATGAAGGAACATGGGTTTTATATCATCTATTATAGACTCACACCATTGACTTATAATACTGTCGTGAAAATTGAAGAGTATGGACCTGTCTCAAGAGGCAATTCTTTATCAACTTTGCGGCGGTCTCCGTCGTACCAGCAGTCGAGTCCAAGCTCCTCCCCGGGGCGCGGAAGGCCAGCTCTGTCCAGGCCTCCTGCCCTCCGTCCTCCCCATCTCCCGCCTGCCGGCTCAGCCTGTTCCCCTcatgcccagcccccagccttccGCCCTTGGCACTCCTGTTTCTGTGGTTGGCAGGCTCCTCATATCTTGGCCTCTCTGCTCATTCAGGGCTCAGCTAAAAGGGGCGGTGAGGGCTTTGGCAGGTGCCAAAGCTTTGGCTGCTGGAAAGGTCAGGTTTGCCTGCTGAGGGCAGCTTCTGACTCCCGGGGCCGGCGGGATGTTGCACTGTGTTGGTAGCGGCTGCTGCCCCTCCAAGCCCACCTGCTCCTTGGCTTCGCCCCCCCTCGCCTGCTCCCCTCACCTTTCTTCCTGATTTCTTCCTCTAGGAACTTTCGTTCCCTGCACTGGGGGCTCTCGTGCCTGTTGTATTGTGCGGAAACAGTCAGGAAAcatgatatttttctctctagTTCTTTTCCCATCAAATACCTACCTCTCTACTTAAGTGCTCAAGAAGCAAGTGAAATACTTCAAATCAAATTCCAGCTGATGACTCTGGCTTTGGGTACTGGATCCATATAaagaattgatttttatttaccttGCTTAGAGCAGACAATCCTAGGAGAGCAGTGTGCACACACGGCCTTGACGTCTATCTGCAGGATTATATAAGAAATCGTGTACTGACCAGAATAAGAACttgaatctctttttttcttagttaaaaaagaaagaaaagcagactcttccaatattttatactttgattACCAAACCCAGACTTTCAACATTCTAGGTAGGAAAAtttcccaggctgcaggttcctatTCATGGGTTTCTTTTCTGAAGCAGAATTTTTTCTCCCATCTCATGTATTTTACTGgggacaaagaaaggaaaaggaattagTGTTTTGCctttatacttaaaaaagaaagaaagaaaagaaagtttaagtaactagGCAACAAAAATAGGATATTATAGAGAGACAGGTTTTATTATTGGCAATTGGAATGACCAACTAAAGTAAGCTGAAAGTTTTAGAAACCACATTTAGGCCGGT is a window encoding:
- the NTPCR gene encoding cancer-related nucleoside-triphosphatase isoform X2; the protein is MARHVFLTGPPGVGKTTLIQKVSEVLKSSGVPVDGFYTEEVRQGGRRIGFDVVTLSGARGPLSRIGSELPPGKRECCVGQYVVDLTSFEQLVLPVLRNVSHQGKQKPPSARDCDVCAEWPEVKTTCHCFSAREHISWRGASVPCLSRFLAFGFMKSWRLFQRKPDSCFP
- the NTPCR gene encoding cancer-related nucleoside-triphosphatase isoform X3; this encodes MARHVFLTGPPGVGKTTLIQKVSEVLKSSGVPVDGFYTEEVRQGGRRIGFDVVTLSGARGPLSRIGSELPPGKRECCVGQYVVDLTSFEQLVLPVLRNVSRSQRWPGAERVCHRRGGEDGALQSAVHPGRSPGAVHPGDCRPWHHPSTQRKTAGPRGRDKNPKRH
- the NTPCR gene encoding cancer-related nucleoside-triphosphatase isoform X5, which produces MARHVFLTGPPGVGKTTLIQKVSEVLKSSGVPVDGFYTEEVRQGGRRIGFDVVTLSGARGPLSRIGSELPPGKRECCVGQYVVDLTSFEQLVLPVLRNVTKENRNHLLPEIVTCVQSGRK
- the NTPCR gene encoding cancer-related nucleoside-triphosphatase isoform X4: MARHVFLTGPPGVGKTTLIQKVSEVLKSSGVPVDGFYTEEVRQGGRRIGFDVVTLSGARGPLSRIGSELPPGKRECCVGQYVVDLTSFEQLVLPVLRNVPEVARGRACVSSTRWGRWSSSVSRSSRPFARCCPPWGLSSLAPSQYPKENRWPSWKR